Proteins from a single region of Paenibacillus sp. BIHB 4019:
- a CDS encoding alpha-L-fucosidase, whose translation MNQAQWVKSAASVSPSERQLKWQSLEFYAFIHFTVNTFTDQEWGLGNEDPVIFDPTELNADQWVEACKSAGMRGLILTCKHHDGFCLWPSKYTDHTVAASPWKKGSGDLVREVAEACRKGGIQFGVYLSPWDRHEASYGDSERYNEFFKNQLRELLTNYGDIFCVWFDGACGEGPNGKRQVYDWDGYYAVIRELQPNAVISVCGPDVRWCGNEAGHTRASEWSVVPAHLQDNEKIQEQSQQADDREFATRINSQESDLGSREIVKQYDELIWYPAEVNTSIRPGWFYHEAEDDQVKSLEELLGIYNGAVGGNATFLLNLPPDKRGLVHEHDIERLQQLGDALRSTFAHNLAAQEQVEIRASETKDDNHAASQLLNDDSDAFWCPREGTEQAWIELDLQEEQRFDRIVLKEHIKTGQRIERFQVEYLDGEDWKLLYEGTVVGYKRICCFEPVTARKIRLTVQESRWCPTLSGLGVHLSNQGEAV comes from the coding sequence ATGAACCAAGCGCAATGGGTAAAATCGGCGGCAAGCGTGTCGCCATCAGAACGTCAGCTTAAATGGCAGTCACTGGAGTTTTATGCGTTTATTCATTTTACGGTAAACACCTTTACGGATCAGGAATGGGGCCTCGGCAATGAGGACCCGGTCATTTTTGACCCGACGGAGCTTAATGCTGATCAATGGGTAGAGGCTTGCAAATCCGCTGGGATGAGGGGGCTAATTTTAACCTGCAAGCATCACGACGGTTTCTGCCTATGGCCTAGCAAGTATACGGATCATACGGTAGCGGCAAGTCCTTGGAAAAAGGGCTCCGGCGATTTAGTGCGGGAAGTAGCCGAGGCATGCCGAAAGGGAGGAATCCAGTTCGGTGTCTATTTGTCGCCATGGGACCGGCATGAAGCCTCCTATGGAGATTCGGAGCGTTATAATGAATTTTTCAAAAATCAGCTCAGAGAGCTGTTGACGAATTATGGAGATATTTTTTGCGTGTGGTTTGACGGTGCATGCGGGGAAGGGCCTAATGGCAAAAGGCAGGTGTATGATTGGGACGGCTATTATGCGGTCATTCGCGAGCTGCAGCCCAATGCTGTTATTTCCGTTTGCGGCCCTGATGTGCGCTGGTGCGGCAATGAAGCAGGGCATACAAGGGCTTCGGAATGGAGCGTCGTCCCGGCCCATCTGCAGGATAATGAAAAAATTCAAGAGCAATCGCAGCAAGCGGATGATCGCGAGTTTGCGACCCGAATTAATTCGCAGGAAAGTGATCTAGGCAGCAGAGAGATCGTTAAACAGTACGACGAATTAATCTGGTACCCAGCGGAAGTGAATACATCGATTCGTCCCGGCTGGTTTTATCATGAAGCTGAGGATGATCAGGTGAAATCGCTGGAAGAGCTTCTGGGCATTTATAATGGCGCCGTTGGCGGGAATGCGACCTTCCTGCTGAATCTTCCGCCGGATAAGCGCGGTCTTGTTCATGAGCATGATATAGAGCGCTTACAGCAGCTGGGCGATGCTTTGCGCAGCACCTTTGCGCATAATTTGGCAGCACAAGAGCAGGTGGAAATACGAGCATCGGAAACCAAGGACGACAATCACGCGGCATCGCAGCTGTTGAACGATGATTCGGATGCGTTCTGGTGTCCTCGCGAAGGGACGGAGCAAGCTTGGATTGAGCTGGATTTGCAGGAAGAGCAGCGCTTTGACCGAATTGTGCTCAAGGAGCATATTAAGACGGGACAACGAATTGAACGTTTTCAGGTGGAATACCTTGATGGGGAAGACTGGAAGCTTTTATATGAAGGAACGGTTGTTGGCTATAAGCGCATTTGCTGCTTCGAACCGGTAACCGCGAGGAAAATTCGTCTCACCGTGCAAGAATCGAGATGGTGTCCTACTTTGTCTGGGCTGGGTGTTCATTTGAGCAATCAAGGGGAGGCTGTTTAA
- a CDS encoding asparaginase: MQIMAPHLVEEYRGGTLENIHHGHICGIDDQGEVIYSVGDPEWVTYMRSAAKPFQAIPAFMHGVPDIYSLTDPEKTLMTASHRAEPYQVEALEAMLSKIGIEERCLICSETYPLSMQARDALLLHSQPPRRLYHNCSGKHLGVLALCQAKGYPLEGYADPEHPAQREILQTIAEFSGAKKEEIQLGTDGCGFPVFALPLRQIAAMFLKLACPDLLEDQRTREAAGQVGRLMNENHNMVSAPWFICSNLLKDDNIVAKGGAKGIYGFALRKERVAFALKVLDGSEEEWALIIASILEQINYSNRVTIDFMYQLASRELKNDSGLLVGVNKAVFQLNRVERGRRSQ, from the coding sequence ATGCAGATTATGGCACCACATTTGGTAGAGGAATATAGAGGCGGCACGCTTGAAAATATTCATCATGGTCATATATGCGGAATTGATGATCAGGGCGAGGTCATTTATAGTGTAGGCGACCCGGAATGGGTGACCTACATGCGCTCTGCGGCCAAGCCTTTTCAGGCAATTCCTGCCTTTATGCATGGCGTTCCTGATATTTACAGCTTGACGGATCCAGAAAAAACACTGATGACAGCCTCGCACCGCGCTGAGCCTTATCAGGTAGAAGCGCTGGAAGCGATGCTTTCCAAAATAGGAATAGAGGAACGTTGTCTAATTTGCTCCGAAACGTATCCTTTAAGCATGCAGGCCCGTGATGCGCTCCTGCTCCATAGCCAGCCGCCGCGTCGTCTGTATCACAATTGCTCAGGCAAGCATTTAGGCGTGCTCGCGTTATGCCAAGCAAAGGGATATCCACTAGAGGGATATGCGGACCCGGAGCACCCTGCGCAAAGAGAGATTTTACAGACAATCGCTGAATTCTCAGGGGCAAAAAAAGAAGAAATCCAGCTGGGCACGGATGGCTGCGGTTTTCCGGTGTTTGCGCTGCCTCTGCGGCAAATAGCGGCCATGTTCCTAAAGCTTGCTTGCCCGGATTTGCTGGAGGATCAGCGAACGCGAGAGGCAGCTGGGCAAGTGGGGAGGCTGATGAATGAAAATCATAATATGGTTTCGGCCCCTTGGTTCATATGCTCCAATCTGTTAAAGGATGACAATATCGTGGCGAAGGGCGGTGCCAAAGGCATCTATGGGTTCGCGCTTCGCAAGGAACGAGTAGCGTTCGCTTTGAAGGTGCTGGACGGCTCTGAGGAGGAGTGGGCGCTCATTATTGCATCCATTTTGGAGCAGATAAATTATAGCAATCGCGTTACAATTGACTTCATGTACCAGCTTGCGTCGCGGGAGCTTAAAAACGACAGCGGCCTTCTAGTAGGCGTCAATAAAGCGGTATTTCAACTGAATCGAGTCGAGAGAGGTAGGCGGTCCCAATGA
- a CDS encoding copper homeostasis protein CutC, with protein MTSVTKKGGGLMMDRRPLLEVIAVDEADARAAEAGGADRIELVCAMSEGGLTPSFGIIEQVVSSVSIPVYVMIRPHSRSFCYNDGDRKAMKKDIHIARELGASGIVIGALTDKGEADLALLQECLAEAQRLGVTFHRAIDESASLARTLDAISAFPQIERILTSGGKSTALEAANELKELSTRGGERNVSVMAGAGLIIDKIHPFVLHTSVTELHFGSGVRRESSFYSPVDTNLVAKAKQHLVDAAKVLHNF; from the coding sequence ATGACCAGTGTGACAAAGAAAGGCGGTGGTTTAATGATGGATAGGCGGCCTTTGTTAGAAGTAATTGCAGTGGATGAGGCTGACGCGAGAGCGGCAGAAGCGGGTGGTGCAGATCGCATTGAGCTGGTTTGCGCGATGTCGGAAGGCGGGCTCACGCCTAGCTTCGGTATTATCGAGCAAGTAGTTTCCAGTGTTTCGATTCCAGTGTACGTCATGATCCGTCCGCATAGCCGATCGTTCTGCTACAATGACGGCGACAGGAAGGCGATGAAAAAAGATATTCATATAGCTCGCGAGTTGGGAGCATCCGGCATCGTTATAGGCGCTTTGACCGATAAGGGCGAAGCGGATCTAGCGCTGCTGCAGGAATGCTTGGCTGAAGCTCAACGGTTAGGCGTTACTTTTCACCGGGCGATTGATGAGAGTGCTAGCCTGGCCCGAACGTTAGACGCCATAAGCGCGTTTCCCCAGATTGAAAGGATACTCACATCGGGTGGCAAGAGCACCGCTTTAGAGGCAGCGAACGAATTAAAGGAACTATCCACACGAGGTGGGGAACGCAACGTTTCAGTTATGGCTGGAGCTGGGTTGATTATAGATAAAATCCATCCTTTCGTCCTGCATACGAGCGTTACGGAATTGCATTTTGGCTCAGGAGTGCGCCGCGAGAGCAGCTTTTACTCTCCTGTTGACACTAATTTAGTAGCAAAAGCAAAGCAGCACCTTGTTGACGCAGCAAAAGTGCTTCACAACTTTTAA
- a CDS encoding Rpn family recombination-promoting nuclease/putative transposase, which yields MDLLDPRVDFVFKRIFGSENNKDVLLAFLNSIFIEAGETPLTEIILMNPYTDKDDPLDKQSIFDVYAKTSEGKLIDIEMQLFNKYDIEKRTLFYWSKRYASQLSEGDKYPELKKCVTINILNYSFLKNDQYHNVFHLREDKTGIALIDDIEVHFLELPKLSERIIPSEGGLINWLLFLKGAHTSQWEVLKMNEPGLEKAMDTLQYLSQDSEARRLYEARQKYLHDEASMMESAMKAGMKAGMKAGMEAGIREVAENMLSLNLDIATISKATGLTEQEIANLKK from the coding sequence ATGGATTTGTTGGACCCGCGTGTGGATTTTGTATTCAAACGGATATTTGGAAGTGAAAACAATAAAGATGTGTTGTTAGCTTTTTTGAACAGTATTTTTATTGAAGCTGGAGAAACTCCGCTGACTGAGATTATTCTTATGAACCCGTATACGGATAAAGACGATCCACTCGATAAACAGTCCATTTTTGATGTTTATGCCAAGACCTCGGAAGGCAAACTGATAGATATTGAGATGCAGCTTTTCAATAAGTATGACATAGAGAAACGAACCCTGTTTTATTGGAGCAAACGGTATGCGAGTCAACTCAGTGAGGGCGATAAATATCCGGAGCTTAAGAAATGCGTGACGATCAATATTTTAAACTATTCGTTCCTGAAGAATGATCAATACCATAATGTGTTTCATCTGCGTGAAGATAAGACAGGGATAGCCTTAATAGATGATATTGAGGTTCATTTCTTAGAGCTGCCAAAGCTGAGTGAGCGTATCATTCCATCAGAGGGCGGGTTGATTAATTGGCTGCTGTTTTTGAAAGGGGCCCATACATCACAATGGGAGGTGCTGAAAATGAATGAGCCGGGGTTGGAGAAGGCCATGGATACGCTGCAATATTTGAGCCAGGATTCAGAAGCCAGACGATTATACGAAGCCAGACAGAAGTACTTGCATGATGAAGCATCCATGATGGAAAGTGCGATGAAAGCAGGCATGAAGGCAGGCATGAAGGCAGGCATGGAGGCAGGTATAAGAGAAGTAGCGGAGAATATGCTAAGCCTTAATTTAGATATAGCAACGATATCCAAAGCTACGGGTTTAACGGAGCAGGAGATTGCAAATCTAAAAAAGTAA
- a CDS encoding stalk domain-containing protein — MNFKKIILLFMVYIMFAGGLDSWTGTANAYTPFEYRQNDYLVNILEDGDGQNRVFKFETPNKITASNTKLRLFINAREIEPEEYTVDYTNYAITINKAPDPGAELSIKYLIIPTFEWEEGISGGSYIGNALSYGDNSTRVFKLTTKYVINSSKKVVLKIDGNQVPNSEFTFNHENYTITILAKRRAPRADEAIYFYFPETSIAGTQSSSGGTIEEPISGGTTEQPASGGTTVSPPSGETGESPVSGGAGSTGTEEEPEFQLLGGESYPGSITLNKNYTLTVKITIQAKQPAYTSYLMVKNASGEVVRRIRIKAGSTSTYSLKKIGLPSGGYYVYLKTNNQSGGLAASLPIFVPINNEAKQIKVFISGYMQAYAQAPVNTNGNVLVPFRSIFESLGAKVEWDSATQTVTATKEGKTIVLTIGSNIAYVNGVAITLSAAPQLINGTTMVPVRFVSEALGGLVEWNVAANSVVVFQSEPIIPTTVESEKEAESEANSSSPILTKISKGITAPTDIVFVIDVTGSMGGVIDYIKETVKSFVDSVPAGSNFAIVAYRDINYVDQNKNLEFYSFTNNKNALKTNLDQLKAAGGGDEPESGLDAIHMAMSKLSGKTNAKRIIFITDASVHDKGTAPAKSGFTLKQVIAELKTNKVVLDAIAPKSGSAYKQIIQLVNSNKGKLYDIDDASTLLLNK, encoded by the coding sequence ATGAATTTTAAAAAAATAATTTTGCTGTTCATGGTTTATATTATGTTTGCCGGCGGGCTGGACTCTTGGACAGGGACGGCGAATGCTTATACCCCGTTTGAATATCGGCAAAACGACTACCTCGTTAATATTTTGGAAGATGGAGACGGACAAAACCGCGTATTTAAATTCGAGACCCCCAATAAAATTACGGCCAGTAATACCAAGCTGCGTCTGTTTATTAATGCCAGAGAAATTGAACCTGAGGAATATACGGTTGATTATACTAACTATGCGATAACCATTAACAAAGCACCTGATCCGGGAGCGGAGCTTTCAATAAAATACTTAATCATTCCCACCTTTGAATGGGAAGAAGGGATTTCGGGCGGATCTTATATAGGAAATGCTCTTTCCTATGGGGATAATTCAACAAGGGTATTTAAACTAACTACAAAATATGTGATTAATTCGAGTAAAAAAGTCGTTCTCAAAATAGATGGAAACCAGGTTCCCAACTCGGAGTTCACTTTTAACCATGAGAATTATACCATTACCATATTAGCAAAACGCCGGGCACCTAGAGCTGATGAGGCAATATACTTTTATTTCCCGGAGACTTCTATTGCGGGTACCCAATCATCCTCTGGTGGGACGATAGAGGAGCCAATATCTGGCGGGACAACAGAGCAGCCTGCTTCTGGAGGGACGACGGTGAGTCCTCCATCTGGAGAAACAGGGGAGAGTCCTGTTTCGGGAGGTGCTGGATCTACAGGTACAGAGGAAGAACCGGAATTTCAATTGCTTGGAGGCGAAAGCTATCCTGGCTCTATTACGCTGAACAAAAACTACACGCTTACGGTTAAAATAACCATTCAGGCTAAACAGCCAGCCTACACTTCCTATCTTATGGTCAAAAATGCAAGTGGAGAGGTCGTTAGGCGAATCAGAATTAAAGCAGGCAGTACTTCAACCTATTCACTGAAGAAGATCGGACTGCCTTCAGGCGGTTATTATGTTTATTTGAAAACCAATAATCAATCAGGCGGATTGGCAGCTTCTCTGCCTATATTCGTTCCGATTAACAATGAAGCTAAACAGATTAAAGTGTTTATTTCAGGATATATGCAAGCGTATGCTCAAGCTCCGGTGAATACAAATGGGAATGTACTCGTTCCGTTTAGGTCCATTTTTGAATCGCTGGGAGCAAAAGTGGAATGGGACAGCGCCACTCAAACCGTTACGGCAACGAAAGAAGGAAAAACCATCGTATTAACGATTGGCTCCAACATTGCCTATGTGAACGGTGTGGCGATAACTTTGAGCGCAGCACCGCAATTAATCAATGGAACCACAATGGTTCCTGTTCGATTCGTTAGCGAGGCACTAGGCGGATTGGTAGAGTGGAACGTGGCAGCTAATTCAGTTGTTGTATTTCAGAGTGAGCCGATCATCCCTACAACTGTAGAAAGCGAGAAGGAAGCAGAATCTGAAGCGAATAGTTCTTCGCCTATTTTAACAAAAATATCGAAAGGCATTACCGCTCCTACGGATATTGTTTTTGTCATAGATGTTACAGGCAGTATGGGAGGAGTCATCGATTATATAAAAGAAACGGTTAAAAGTTTTGTGGATTCCGTCCCAGCCGGCTCCAATTTTGCGATAGTTGCTTATAGGGATATTAATTATGTTGATCAAAACAAAAACCTGGAATTTTATTCATTTACCAACAATAAAAACGCGTTAAAGACTAATTTAGATCAATTAAAAGCCGCCGGAGGAGGAGATGAGCCCGAGTCGGGACTTGATGCTATTCATATGGCAATGAGCAAGCTATCGGGCAAAACGAATGCCAAAAGGATCATTTTTATAACCGATGCCTCTGTTCATGATAAAGGCACTGCTCCAGCAAAATCTGGCTTCACGCTTAAACAGGTAATTGCCGAGCTAAAAACGAATAAGGTTGTGCTGGATGCAATCGCTCCAAAAAGCGGATCAGCCTATAAGCAAATTATCCAGCTTGTGAATAGTAATAAGGGCAAGCTGTACGATATCGATGATGCTAGTACTTTGCTGTTAAACAAATAA
- a CDS encoding macrolide family glycosyltransferase — MARVLVVMMPAEGHINPSLGLIKELVENGDEVVYCCTEKYRTKIEQPGVQFRAYSFNEATLMNNPDMKPFEIKHPYQFIYMILKHIIQRFIPDVLELTENETYDYIIFDSLMGWGGQVLGEKLGIPTVCSTTTFVFVELLGSGNKLDDDDEEVKELYNGIMELSQQLAAQFNVAAPSLDELAGHAGQLKIVYTSRYFQPMGDTLDDSFVFTGPSIISRKDAPDFSYEPLHAPYKQTVYISMGTILNKDLDFYKLCFTAFHDLPVQFILSSGKDTDLEPVADLIPDNFIIRPYVPQLEVLQRVDAFLTHAGMNSTSEALYYNVPLIMLPLTSDQPRVASRVKELGAGVIVDKNNLTPEVLRNAVLEVLGNASYREQAGVIGETLREAGGYKQAAAAIGSFLGSRRLSTTASSSLE, encoded by the coding sequence TTGGCACGTGTGTTAGTTGTGATGATGCCTGCAGAAGGGCATATTAATCCCTCATTGGGATTGATCAAGGAGCTGGTAGAGAACGGCGATGAAGTCGTCTATTGTTGTACGGAGAAATACCGGACGAAGATTGAACAGCCCGGCGTGCAATTTAGAGCTTACTCGTTCAACGAGGCAACCTTGATGAATAACCCTGATATGAAGCCGTTTGAAATCAAGCATCCCTATCAATTTATATATATGATTTTAAAACATATTATTCAGCGATTTATTCCCGATGTTCTGGAGCTGACTGAAAATGAAACCTACGATTATATTATTTTTGACTCCTTAATGGGCTGGGGAGGACAAGTTTTAGGCGAAAAGCTGGGTATACCAACGGTTTGCTCGACGACTACCTTTGTTTTTGTAGAGCTGCTTGGATCGGGCAATAAACTGGACGATGACGATGAGGAGGTCAAGGAGCTTTATAACGGCATCATGGAATTGTCGCAGCAACTAGCTGCCCAGTTTAATGTGGCTGCCCCTTCCTTGGATGAACTTGCCGGACATGCAGGACAATTGAAAATTGTCTATACAAGCCGTTATTTTCAACCAATGGGTGACACGCTGGATGACAGCTTTGTGTTCACTGGCCCATCTATTATATCGCGCAAGGATGCACCGGATTTTTCCTATGAGCCGCTTCATGCTCCGTATAAACAGACGGTTTATATTTCAATGGGAACGATTTTAAATAAAGACCTTGATTTTTATAAGCTCTGCTTTACCGCTTTTCATGATTTGCCTGTACAGTTTATATTATCATCGGGGAAAGATACCGATTTAGAGCCAGTGGCAGATCTCATTCCTGACAATTTCATCATCAGGCCTTATGTTCCCCAACTGGAAGTGCTGCAGCGTGTAGATGCTTTTCTGACACATGCGGGCATGAACAGTACGAGCGAAGCCTTGTATTATAATGTGCCATTGATTATGCTCCCGTTAACCTCGGATCAGCCTCGTGTGGCAAGCCGCGTGAAGGAGCTGGGAGCGGGAGTAATCGTGGATAAAAACAACCTCACGCCCGAGGTGCTGAGGAACGCTGTATTAGAGGTGCTCGGCAATGCCTCCTACCGGGAGCAGGCTGGCGTGATTGGCGAAACGCTGCGCGAGGCTGGCGGGTATAAGCAGGCTGCTGCTGCCATTGGGAGCTTTTTGGGCAGTCGGCGGTTATCGACCACGGCCAGCTCTTCGCTTGAATAA